A stretch of DNA from Mesorhizobium onobrychidis:
GCATCGAGCTGATGCTGAAATCGGAAAGTTTCAACGTCTATACCACCGATCTTGGCGAAGAAGGTGTCGATCTAGGCAAGCTCTACGACTACGATATCATCCTTCTCGACCTCAATCTCCCCGACATGTCGGGATACGAGGTCTTGAGAACACTTCGCCTTTCCAAAGTAAAGACGCCGATCCTTATCCTCTCCGGCATGGCCGGCATCGAGGACAAGGTACGCGGCCTCGGCTTCGGCGCAGACGACTATATGACCAAGCCGTTCCACAAGGACGAACTGGTCGCCCGCATCCACGCTATCGTGCGGCGTTCCAAGGGCCATGCCCAGTCGGTCATCACCACCGGCGACCTGGTGGTCAATCTCGATGCCAAGACCGTTGAGGTCGGTGGCCAGCGCGTGCATCTGACCGGCAAGGAATACCAGATGCTGGAGCTGCTCTCGCTGCGCAAGGGCACTACGCTCACCAAGGAAATGTTCCTCAACCACCTTTACGGCGGCATGGACGAACCGGAACTGAAGATTATCGACGTCTTCATCTGCAAGCTGCGCAAGAAGCTCGACGCCGCTTCCGGCGGCCAGAATTACATCGAGACGGTTTGGGGTCGCGGCTATGTGCTGCGCGAGCCGGAAGATATCCGCGTCAGCGCCTGAGCTGACGACGCCGATCCGATCGATTTTCCTACAAAATCCGGCTTCGGCCGGACTTTTGCGTTTGTATCGCAGACATTAGAGCGCCAATTTCCGGGGCCACGCGCCAGGGATCGGCGAATCAGGCTGCAATTCTCAAGGTGCGGAAGCATTCGAGAAGTTGCGGCCGATTGAACGGCTTCAGCAGATAGCCCTGAGCGCCGGCGCGCTTTGCCCGCATGATCGAAGCGACGTCGACCTCAACCAGCGAAATCAGGATCTGGGGCTGTATCGGACTTTCCATGGCGCGTATGCGGCGGATGACGTCCTCCGCCTGCATGTCCGGCAAGGCGCCGTCTACGACGATGATATCCGGCATGTCGGCAGTGCACATCTCGATCGCGTCAAACCCGCTGGCAGCTTCGATGACCAGCATGTCGGAACCACCCAGGATGCGCTTTGCAACCTTCCTGATGACGCTCGAATCGTCGATGAACATGCAGCGTTTCATTTCCGGGCCCTCTTTGCCATGCGGCAATCCGGCAGCGTCGCGGTACTGAAAGG
This window harbors:
- the ctrA gene encoding response regulator transcription factor CtrA, which translates into the protein MRVLLIEDDSATAQSIELMLKSESFNVYTTDLGEEGVDLGKLYDYDIILLDLNLPDMSGYEVLRTLRLSKVKTPILILSGMAGIEDKVRGLGFGADDYMTKPFHKDELVARIHAIVRRSKGHAQSVITTGDLVVNLDAKTVEVGGQRVHLTGKEYQMLELLSLRKGTTLTKEMFLNHLYGGMDEPELKIIDVFICKLRKKLDAASGGQNYIETVWGRGYVLREPEDIRVSA
- a CDS encoding response regulator; this encodes MKRCMFIDDSSVIRKVAKRILGGSDMLVIEAASGFDAIEMCTADMPDIIVVDGALPDMQAEDVIRRIRAMESPIQPQILISLVEVDVASIMRAKRAGAQGYLLKPFNRPQLLECFRTLRIAA